From one Microbulbifer sp. A4B17 genomic stretch:
- a CDS encoding pseudouridine synthase — MTTQEPTILFEDDYLLAAYKPEGWLVHRSEIDRQEQRVLLQYLRNLCGNFLYPVHRLDKPTSGVIIFAKSGDTAAQLQQQLESDLSSKKYIAVCRGYSPIDGIIDHALTPVADFKHQRKRPKADLPRQQAITLYRRLETIELPHEVDRYPTSRYSLVEIQLKTGRRHQIRRHFKHIHHPLIGCPKYGKSIHNRFFANEFNCHRLLLHATELKLQHPVSDSQLIIQCAVQGHFLQLIEQFDWQALKSS, encoded by the coding sequence ATGACTACTCAAGAACCAACCATTCTCTTTGAAGACGACTATCTTCTTGCCGCTTATAAACCAGAAGGATGGCTTGTTCACAGATCAGAAATAGACCGCCAAGAACAGCGGGTGCTCCTGCAATACCTGAGGAATCTATGTGGTAACTTTCTCTATCCAGTACACCGGTTAGATAAACCCACTTCTGGCGTTATTATTTTTGCCAAAAGTGGAGATACTGCTGCACAACTGCAACAGCAACTTGAAAGTGATCTATCATCAAAAAAATATATTGCTGTCTGCAGAGGATACAGTCCAATAGATGGCATTATTGACCATGCCCTGACACCGGTTGCCGACTTTAAGCACCAAAGGAAACGTCCAAAAGCGGACTTGCCACGACAACAGGCGATTACGCTTTATCGACGGTTAGAGACAATTGAATTACCCCATGAAGTTGACCGCTACCCCACTAGTCGCTATTCCCTGGTTGAGATCCAATTAAAAACTGGCCGACGACATCAAATAAGAAGACACTTCAAGCATATCCATCATCCACTAATTGGCTGCCCGAAGTATGGAAAATCTATCCATAATCGTTTTTTTGCCAATGAATTCAACTGCCATCGACTGCTATTGCATGCAACCGAATTGAAGCTACAGCATCCGGTTAGCGACTCTCAACTAATAATCCAATGCGCGGTCCAAGGTCACTTCTTACAATTAATTGAGCAATTTGATTGGCAAGCCCTAAAAAGCAGCTGA
- a CDS encoding YhdH/YhfP family quinone oxidoreductase, translating to MEIDKDENFRAIQVSEVASGKFDQSIIERRLSDLPDNPLLLAVNYSSLNFKDSLSAFGNRGITSSYPHTPGIDAVGKVLFDRSNTFSVGAELLVNGYDLGMNTAGGLAERIAVPPQWALPVPEGLTEWESMALGTAGFTAALCVEKLLESGASPEDGEILVTGSTGGVGSVAVALLAKLGFRVAAVTGKLESADYLAGLGAWKVLDRDTLAPFANKAMAKPLWAWAVDTVGGETLFNVIKSLRYGGGVAACGMASGAQFHANVFPFILRGISLLGVDSAVLPIEKKAGVWGRLAGEWYIGDKLKSIAENISLEQAPEFLARLNRGHGIGRYVVDMTL from the coding sequence ATGGAAATAGATAAGGATGAAAATTTTCGGGCAATTCAGGTTTCTGAGGTGGCTTCGGGAAAATTTGACCAGTCCATTATTGAGCGTCGACTGTCTGATCTTCCCGATAACCCATTGTTGTTGGCCGTAAATTATTCGTCCTTGAATTTCAAAGACTCTTTGTCCGCTTTTGGTAATCGTGGGATAACCAGCTCTTATCCTCATACCCCCGGTATAGATGCTGTGGGTAAGGTATTATTCGATCGGAGTAATACATTTTCTGTGGGTGCCGAATTGCTGGTCAATGGTTATGATTTGGGAATGAACACCGCTGGTGGACTGGCAGAGCGTATTGCTGTTCCTCCTCAGTGGGCATTGCCAGTTCCAGAAGGATTGACGGAATGGGAATCTATGGCACTGGGTACAGCTGGTTTTACTGCGGCGCTCTGCGTTGAAAAACTGTTGGAATCGGGCGCATCCCCTGAAGACGGTGAAATTCTTGTAACAGGTTCAACCGGAGGTGTTGGTTCGGTAGCGGTTGCATTACTGGCAAAGCTTGGTTTTCGTGTAGCTGCGGTTACGGGCAAACTGGAGTCTGCTGATTATCTGGCAGGCCTGGGGGCCTGGAAGGTACTAGACCGGGATACCCTGGCGCCGTTTGCAAATAAGGCGATGGCTAAACCGTTGTGGGCTTGGGCTGTTGATACAGTGGGTGGGGAGACATTATTCAATGTTATTAAATCCCTGCGCTATGGCGGTGGAGTCGCAGCCTGTGGGATGGCATCAGGTGCCCAGTTCCATGCCAATGTGTTTCCATTTATCCTGCGGGGTATTAGCTTGTTGGGCGTGGATAGTGCTGTTTTGCCTATCGAAAAGAAAGCCGGTGTGTGGGGAAGGCTGGCGGGTGAATGGTATATCGGCGATAAGCTGAAAAGTATCGCGGAGAACATTAGCCTTGAACAGGCGCCGGAGTTTCTCGCCCGCTTAAATAGAGGCCATGGAATTGGTCGCTATGTTGTAGATATGACTCTCTAA
- a CDS encoding RtcB family protein, which yields MPVKTVLNRNAPPGTVPVKIYTDDIEPKAMQQLKNIAQLPIVHSHVAAMPDVHLGKGATVGSVIPTVSAIIPAAVGVDIGCGMNAVRTSLQVHQLPDNLKALRDAIEVKVPVGQGRHKLISARESACKLLAPGVDRLFSKHPGLLKKLHQPQKTWVTQMGTLGGGNHFIEICVDESGAVWVMLHSGSRGIGNAIGQHFIQLARRDMAGHMHNLPDKDLAYFSEGCQNFDDYIEAVNWAQEYARWNRQEMMKLVLGCLKASLPKFTLTTEAINCHHNYVVRERHFNRDVFVTRKGAISARNDQLGIIPGSMGAKSFIVRGLGNKESFCSCAHGAGRKMSRSAARQRFSRKDLEDQTRGVQCRKDNGVLDEIPAAYKDIDQVMENQSDLVDVVHTLRQVICIKG from the coding sequence ATGCCTGTAAAAACAGTACTAAATCGGAATGCACCACCTGGCACGGTACCGGTAAAAATCTATACCGATGATATCGAGCCCAAGGCGATGCAACAGTTAAAGAATATTGCCCAGCTTCCTATTGTGCATTCCCATGTTGCTGCTATGCCGGATGTGCATTTGGGAAAGGGGGCAACGGTAGGATCGGTGATTCCAACGGTAAGCGCGATAATTCCCGCTGCTGTTGGGGTGGATATTGGTTGTGGAATGAATGCGGTGCGAACTTCGCTACAGGTCCATCAGCTGCCAGACAATCTTAAAGCACTGCGGGATGCCATTGAGGTGAAAGTGCCGGTTGGTCAGGGACGACATAAACTGATCAGCGCCAGGGAATCTGCCTGCAAACTTTTAGCTCCCGGTGTAGATAGATTGTTTTCCAAGCATCCAGGGCTTCTGAAGAAACTGCATCAGCCACAAAAAACCTGGGTGACCCAAATGGGTACATTAGGGGGTGGCAATCACTTTATCGAAATTTGTGTTGATGAGAGTGGTGCTGTATGGGTGATGTTGCATTCGGGAAGTCGAGGGATTGGCAATGCTATTGGCCAGCATTTTATCCAGCTGGCCCGACGGGATATGGCTGGGCATATGCACAACCTTCCAGATAAGGATCTGGCCTATTTTTCAGAGGGCTGCCAGAATTTTGATGATTATATTGAGGCGGTCAATTGGGCGCAGGAATATGCTCGATGGAACAGGCAGGAAATGATGAAGCTAGTGCTCGGGTGTCTGAAGGCAAGCTTGCCAAAGTTTACTTTGACTACAGAGGCAATCAACTGTCATCACAATTATGTTGTTCGCGAGCGCCATTTTAATAGGGATGTGTTCGTAACACGCAAAGGGGCAATAAGTGCCCGGAATGATCAGCTGGGAATTATTCCCGGCTCAATGGGAGCTAAATCATTTATTGTCCGAGGGCTTGGAAACAAGGAATCATTTTGCTCCTGTGCCCATGGTGCCGGGCGTAAAATGAGCCGCTCAGCGGCTCGTCAGCGATTTTCCAGAAAGGATTTGGAGGATCAGACACGAGGTGTGCAGTGCCGTAAAGATAATGGTGTATTGGATGAGATCCCTGCAGCTTATAAGGACATTGATCAGGTGATGGAAAACCAGTCTGATCTGGTGGATGTAGTGCATACCCTGCGCCAGGTAATTTGTATTAAGGGATGA
- a CDS encoding YchJ family protein: MTDRHCPCGSGKPFEKCCGLYLSGKAYPNAAEAVMRSRYSAFADGNIPYLIKTWHPDTCPELQPEDIETQWTRLEVVKSKAGLKKSIVEFKAWYTENDQEHLIHEISLFKLYKKRWVYLQALPKWPQRK, translated from the coding sequence ATGACAGATCGGCACTGCCCTTGCGGATCGGGCAAGCCCTTTGAGAAATGCTGCGGACTCTATCTGTCGGGGAAGGCTTACCCCAACGCAGCAGAAGCGGTTATGCGCAGTCGATATTCGGCCTTTGCTGATGGAAATATTCCATACCTGATTAAAACCTGGCACCCCGACACCTGCCCTGAGCTGCAACCTGAGGACATTGAAACCCAATGGACACGTTTGGAAGTTGTAAAAAGTAAAGCGGGGCTAAAAAAGTCAATCGTGGAGTTTAAGGCCTGGTATACAGAGAATGACCAAGAACACCTAATCCACGAAATTTCACTTTTTAAACTATATAAAAAGCGCTGGGTATATTTGCAGGCCTTACCCAAATGGCCGCAAAGGAAATAG
- the nudC gene encoding NAD(+) diphosphatase, whose product MADKFVPAGNVWAVPEFTQHILIADGLILCRGDYFLHDAQVLVAGAVQSSHYLGELSGSACGVHVLSRQVEIAGYEWRNLRSLLTLVDEPTFALAGRALQISHWDSQHRFCGRCGTPTIYHSNDRARTCPACDLTVYPRISPCVIMLVTRGDECLLARHASRRNANYTALAGFIEPGESAEQALVREVYEEVGLKVGALEYVGSQSWPFPGQLMIGYLAEWQGGGLCLDPNEIEEAGWFHYSSLPAIPPIQTLSGRLIHTFVEKATAKNC is encoded by the coding sequence TTGGCAGACAAGTTTGTCCCGGCAGGGAATGTGTGGGCAGTTCCGGAATTTACACAGCATATCCTGATTGCTGATGGACTGATTCTCTGCCGAGGTGATTATTTCCTTCATGATGCTCAGGTATTGGTAGCAGGGGCTGTTCAATCCAGTCATTACCTGGGAGAGTTGAGTGGCAGCGCCTGTGGTGTACACGTTTTGTCTCGCCAGGTCGAAATCGCTGGCTATGAGTGGCGAAATTTACGCAGTTTGCTGACTCTGGTTGATGAGCCGACGTTCGCATTGGCCGGACGGGCTCTGCAGATTTCACATTGGGATAGCCAGCATCGATTTTGTGGTCGTTGCGGCACGCCAACTATCTATCACTCCAATGATCGTGCTCGTACCTGTCCCGCTTGCGATCTGACTGTCTACCCCAGAATCTCCCCCTGTGTAATCATGCTGGTAACTCGGGGAGACGAGTGTCTTCTGGCTCGTCATGCCTCGCGCCGAAACGCTAACTACACAGCTCTTGCTGGTTTTATAGAGCCCGGCGAGAGCGCAGAGCAGGCGTTGGTGCGTGAAGTGTATGAGGAAGTGGGGCTCAAAGTAGGTGCGTTGGAGTATGTTGGCAGTCAATCCTGGCCCTTTCCGGGGCAGTTGATGATCGGATATTTGGCTGAGTGGCAAGGTGGAGGCCTGTGCTTGGACCCGAATGAAATCGAAGAGGCAGGCTGGTTTCATTATAGCTCCCTGCCTGCCATACCACCCATACAAACCCTGTCCGGCCGTTTGATTCACACTTTTGTCGAAAAGGCTACAGCGAAGAACTGCTAA
- a CDS encoding polysaccharide lyase, whose product MFSVFLLVTLFSFGSGGQDFAQMMGRVERVEYLGGGLVISGWACQKGLFKSVSVGLYLGASSRRGAPVKMAKADRESAEGIAKICDTHNVPHNFTFYLNYEEMERFIRKKIYIYGISSAIGGFRALSNSGRHRVGIPYMKYTDATLLRRNFDSRPIATFDDRHLNLIAMPDFGYALEAKYIPFEKGSERITKLIQLTKSVSAATLAYDVKFHRDFEFVKGGKLHGLAGGVKASGCQPVNPKGWSVRVMFGAEGKVSLYTYHQDRAGRCGDEYEGDAGFRFERDTWYRVELFVQLNSDANNTDGYILLFINGEGVVEKRGLRLSGIDRVAIDKFQFSTFHGGSNAKWSPSKKVYAYFDNISVREGRKIYGLKGAVCENEKGGIYSGNGACCSSFCGACGGPGCGQLNGGSRACCTLEILNSAPLCSYPGQTAPCSM is encoded by the coding sequence ATGTTTTCTGTATTTTTACTCGTGACTCTTTTTTCATTTGGCTCAGGTGGTCAGGATTTTGCCCAAATGATGGGGCGGGTTGAGCGAGTCGAATACCTGGGGGGAGGTTTAGTTATTTCTGGGTGGGCCTGCCAGAAAGGCCTGTTTAAATCAGTTTCCGTAGGGCTTTATCTCGGAGCTTCTAGTAGAAGGGGGGCTCCAGTAAAAATGGCCAAGGCGGACCGGGAGTCGGCGGAAGGTATTGCCAAAATATGTGATACTCATAATGTTCCTCATAATTTCACGTTTTACTTGAATTATGAGGAAATGGAAAGATTTATACGAAAGAAAATTTATATATATGGGATTTCTTCGGCTATAGGTGGGTTTCGTGCGCTTTCCAATTCCGGGCGGCATCGGGTTGGAATTCCCTATATGAAATATACGGATGCAACCCTGCTGAGAAGGAATTTTGACTCGCGACCGATAGCCACTTTTGATGATCGGCACTTGAATTTAATAGCTATGCCAGATTTTGGATATGCCCTGGAGGCTAAATATATTCCTTTTGAGAAGGGTTCCGAGAGAATTACTAAGTTGATTCAGTTGACCAAATCAGTATCGGCGGCAACGCTAGCTTACGATGTTAAATTTCATCGCGACTTTGAATTTGTTAAAGGTGGAAAATTGCATGGGCTGGCTGGAGGTGTTAAGGCGTCTGGCTGCCAACCCGTCAATCCCAAAGGTTGGAGTGTGCGGGTTATGTTTGGAGCTGAAGGTAAAGTCAGTCTCTACACCTATCACCAAGATAGGGCTGGTCGCTGCGGCGATGAATATGAAGGGGATGCTGGCTTTAGGTTTGAGCGGGATACCTGGTATCGAGTTGAGCTCTTTGTTCAGTTGAATAGTGATGCTAATAATACTGATGGATATATTTTGTTATTTATTAACGGAGAGGGAGTGGTAGAGAAGCGGGGATTGCGACTATCCGGCATTGATAGGGTGGCTATTGATAAATTTCAGTTCAGTACTTTTCATGGGGGAAGTAATGCTAAGTGGTCACCTTCCAAAAAAGTCTATGCCTATTTTGATAATATTTCGGTGCGGGAAGGGCGAAAAATATACGGCCTTAAAGGGGCTGTGTGCGAAAATGAAAAAGGGGGTATTTATAGCGGAAACGGTGCCTGTTGTTCAAGTTTCTGTGGGGCCTGTGGTGGCCCTGGATGCGGCCAGTTAAATGGCGGAAGCAGGGCTTGCTGTACGCTGGAGATACTTAATTCAGCTCCATTGTGCTCCTACCCTGGACAAACTGCCCCATGCTCTATGTAA
- the sohB gene encoding protease SohB, giving the protein MEFLIEYGLFLAKIVTVVVALMVLIGFIFANREQLKERVQGHITVTHLNDRYEQFKETLLEAVMDKHEFSRRKKQMAKEKKSQEKALAKKHKAESKKRSEKSIVSSSDATKEEEKKESKSVEGELVAERKRVFVMQFNGDIKASALSHLREEVTAILQVAESGDEVLLCLESPGGMVANYGLAASQLTRIRSAGIHLTIAVDKVAASGGYMMACVADRILAAPFAMLGSIGVLAQLPNFNRLLKRNDIDYELFTAGQYKRTVTMFGENTDEGKQKFQEDLDEIHVLFQHFIGEYRPELDVDKVATGEVWFGQKALSLGLVDELKTSDEYLTSCAGDCDLYQVEFKERKNIAKKLGLAAEAGVESAVTRLFSRLAALRHQAQ; this is encoded by the coding sequence GTGGAATTTCTAATTGAGTACGGCCTTTTTCTAGCCAAGATTGTTACGGTTGTCGTAGCTTTAATGGTATTGATAGGTTTTATATTTGCAAACCGTGAACAGCTGAAAGAGCGTGTTCAGGGACACATAACAGTTACGCACTTGAATGATCGCTATGAGCAGTTTAAGGAAACACTGCTTGAAGCGGTGATGGATAAGCATGAGTTTTCCCGTCGCAAAAAACAAATGGCGAAAGAGAAAAAGTCTCAAGAAAAAGCCCTGGCTAAAAAGCACAAAGCCGAAAGTAAGAAACGTTCGGAAAAAAGTATAGTTTCCTCTTCAGATGCTACTAAGGAGGAGGAAAAGAAAGAGTCTAAAAGTGTAGAGGGAGAATTGGTCGCCGAGCGCAAGCGCGTTTTTGTTATGCAGTTTAATGGGGATATTAAAGCGAGTGCGCTTTCCCATCTACGCGAAGAAGTGACGGCCATTCTTCAAGTAGCCGAATCAGGTGATGAGGTCCTTCTCTGCCTTGAAAGCCCCGGAGGCATGGTGGCGAACTATGGTTTAGCAGCCAGCCAGCTGACCAGAATTCGCAGTGCCGGTATCCATTTGACCATTGCTGTCGATAAAGTGGCTGCCAGTGGAGGCTATATGATGGCCTGTGTTGCTGACCGTATTTTGGCCGCTCCGTTTGCGATGCTTGGCTCCATTGGTGTTTTGGCGCAGTTACCGAATTTTAATCGTTTGCTCAAACGCAATGACATCGACTATGAGCTGTTTACTGCCGGCCAGTACAAGCGCACCGTAACCATGTTTGGTGAAAATACTGATGAGGGCAAGCAGAAATTCCAAGAGGATTTGGATGAGATCCACGTTCTTTTCCAACATTTTATTGGGGAATATCGTCCGGAACTCGACGTCGATAAAGTTGCCACGGGCGAGGTTTGGTTTGGACAAAAGGCGTTGTCCCTGGGCTTGGTTGATGAACTGAAAACTTCAGATGAGTACTTGACCAGCTGTGCGGGGGACTGCGATCTATACCAGGTAGAGTTTAAAGAGCGGAAAAATATTGCTAAAAAATTAGGCCTGGCTGCGGAAGCTGGAGTGGAATCAGCAGTCACTCGCCTGTTTTCACGTTTAGCAGCGCTCCGCCACCAGGCTCAATAA
- a CDS encoding cation/multidrug efflux pump: MYIAITFIIAVLALLFVFWGARILLGGNWFLGFIRGSVGLFLFAMALWIVLVAADVYSYRNLAEEHSVGIVSFRKVAEQQFEVKFSDADGIAQKFELLGDQWQLDARMLKWQGPLARWGIKPAYRLDRLSGRYLTLQDERARERSVHEIEGANYGVDVWQFVRGIDRQLPFVDAVYGSATFLPMEDGAVYEVRISHSGLLARPLNQRATSALEGWQ, from the coding sequence ATGTACATAGCGATTACTTTTATTATTGCCGTTCTGGCTCTGTTATTTGTATTTTGGGGTGCGCGAATCCTTCTGGGAGGGAACTGGTTTCTGGGCTTTATACGTGGCTCTGTGGGGCTTTTTCTTTTTGCAATGGCCCTTTGGATTGTTCTTGTTGCTGCGGATGTGTACAGCTATAGAAACCTGGCTGAAGAGCACAGTGTTGGTATTGTTTCCTTTCGAAAAGTTGCCGAGCAGCAGTTTGAAGTAAAGTTCTCTGACGCAGATGGAATTGCACAAAAGTTCGAATTGCTTGGGGATCAATGGCAGCTGGATGCCCGTATGCTCAAATGGCAGGGGCCACTCGCTCGCTGGGGGATTAAGCCTGCCTACCGTTTGGATCGGTTAAGTGGTCGCTATCTTACCCTCCAGGATGAACGTGCTCGTGAGCGTTCGGTCCACGAAATAGAGGGAGCGAATTACGGTGTGGATGTTTGGCAGTTTGTTCGCGGCATTGATCGACAGCTGCCATTTGTTGATGCGGTATATGGCAGTGCCACTTTCCTTCCCATGGAAGACGGTGCTGTTTACGAGGTACGAATTAGTCATAGCGGCTTGTTGGCGCGCCCTCTCAATCAGCGTGCTACCTCTGCTTTGGAAGGTTGGCAGTAA
- a CDS encoding efflux RND transporter periplasmic adaptor subunit, producing MKVSPRSRFSLTILMAAVAVLAGCSESKTEQQQAEHLWPVKVTTVASNDQVKDRQFAGRVRAVQSVDLSFQVGGKLEKLNIREGEIIPKGTLIAELDDRDYRRRVKEARVNVELLEKTLNRQRSLAGSKVISQQQLDETKSNFDLAKVTLESAEQDLAYTQLKVPFDALATRQLVENYTNVQAGQAIVRLQNISEVRIQISVPEKLLATVNEEQVNSMTAEFEFLPGKQFPLTYREHQAEADSVTQTYIVEFGMPRPENVQILPGMTARVNVKLNKASGDLWIPLSAVQTGPEGKPYVWQINADQSVSKAPVTLGRTDGESVQITDGISSAMKLVATGGQHLYDGAKVRNYAQH from the coding sequence ATGAAAGTATCGCCGAGATCGCGTTTCTCACTGACTATCCTGATGGCTGCTGTTGCAGTTCTCGCAGGGTGCTCAGAGTCGAAAACAGAGCAACAGCAGGCAGAGCATCTCTGGCCAGTAAAAGTGACTACTGTTGCCAGTAACGATCAAGTCAAAGATCGACAGTTTGCCGGCCGGGTTAGGGCGGTGCAAAGTGTCGATCTGTCTTTCCAGGTGGGCGGTAAACTCGAAAAGCTCAATATCCGCGAGGGTGAAATTATCCCCAAAGGAACCCTGATTGCGGAGCTGGATGACCGGGATTACCGACGCAGGGTAAAAGAAGCTCGTGTAAATGTGGAGTTGCTGGAAAAAACCCTGAATCGTCAACGCTCTCTCGCAGGTTCTAAAGTAATCTCACAGCAGCAGCTGGATGAAACGAAAAGTAACTTTGACCTGGCCAAAGTGACCCTGGAAAGTGCGGAGCAGGACTTGGCTTATACCCAGCTTAAGGTTCCGTTCGATGCCCTGGCAACTCGCCAGCTGGTTGAGAACTACACCAATGTCCAGGCGGGCCAGGCAATTGTCCGCTTGCAGAATATCTCCGAAGTCCGAATTCAAATCTCGGTTCCTGAAAAATTGTTGGCAACGGTTAACGAGGAGCAGGTCAACTCCATGACCGCTGAGTTTGAATTCCTGCCAGGCAAACAGTTTCCGCTCACTTACCGAGAACATCAGGCTGAGGCAGACAGCGTTACTCAGACTTACATTGTAGAGTTTGGTATGCCGCGCCCAGAAAATGTACAAATCCTTCCAGGAATGACGGCTCGCGTTAATGTGAAACTGAACAAAGCGAGTGGAGATCTGTGGATTCCCCTTTCAGCAGTACAAACTGGCCCAGAGGGCAAGCCTTATGTTTGGCAGATAAATGCAGATCAGTCGGTGTCCAAGGCTCCTGTTACTCTTGGGCGTACCGATGGAGAGTCTGTGCAGATTACAGATGGCATTAGCTCCGCTATGAAGTTGGTAGCTACCGGTGGCCAGCACCTTTATGACGGTGCGAAAGTACGCAATTACGCACAGCACTAA
- a CDS encoding TetR/AcrR family transcriptional regulator has translation MSRVDKAAIVRAAEEVVRERGARKLTLDAVATQCGLSKGGLIHHFRTKQSLLKAMLEAAISREDGTVSSFVSSGDSLLVSRLKSIFELMDDDEGLPRSLIAAVAEDPMLLGPVKDKEEQWRRDICDAYRDPEMAELLILAAQGMFLGRVLGVVNSEDPIIERLQGRLLALSADLT, from the coding sequence GTGTCGAGAGTTGACAAGGCTGCCATTGTGCGAGCAGCAGAAGAAGTAGTTCGAGAGCGTGGTGCGCGCAAGTTGACCCTGGATGCAGTGGCTACGCAGTGTGGGCTGAGCAAGGGCGGCTTGATTCATCATTTCCGGACTAAGCAGTCTCTTCTTAAAGCCATGCTGGAGGCGGCGATTTCCCGTGAAGATGGCACTGTTTCCAGCTTTGTATCCTCTGGGGACAGCCTTTTGGTTTCCCGTCTGAAGAGTATTTTTGAATTGATGGACGACGACGAAGGCCTGCCACGGTCACTGATTGCTGCCGTGGCTGAAGATCCTATGTTGTTGGGCCCGGTAAAAGATAAAGAGGAGCAATGGCGTCGTGACATATGCGATGCGTATCGTGACCCGGAGATGGCGGAATTGCTAATCCTGGCAGCCCAAGGAATGTTCCTGGGGCGGGTGCTGGGTGTGGTTAATTCTGAAGACCCGATTATTGAACGTTTACAGGGACGTCTGCTGGCGCTCTCTGCCGATCTGACCTGA
- a CDS encoding patatin-like phospholipase family protein, translated as MSTSSNESKKHDQRNALVLSGGGARAAYQAGVLRALAELVPEDNPRPFQIICGTSAGAMNAMLLASHTGTFKEAVDRMCSVWLQLSVEQVYRTSWSSLLGNLFSISRSLLNQGVGREKPLALLDNSPLRDLVKREINFDNIHKNIAAGHLHATSVNALSYSEGQSVSFFQGAENVKGWQRFRRFGVPTQLTSEHLLASAAIPAIFPAVKLDGVYFCDGAIRLMAPISPALHLGARRVFVVGVSDNRSPTHWGSRNSPAKMDSPSMAQIAAQLFNAAFIDSLEADLEHLDRVNMLLDYVDPSDHSDLKLLRSVESVVIEPSQSLGGLSGRKLGHLPSALRWLFRSTGATSPGGGVSAASYLLFERPYIEELIDLGYQDAMWEKDKLRSFLKPELESKNERKGLFGIRGRSQEEASHGNSER; from the coding sequence TTGTCGACAAGTAGCAACGAAAGTAAGAAACATGACCAGCGTAACGCTCTGGTACTTTCTGGGGGAGGGGCGCGTGCCGCTTATCAAGCGGGTGTTTTAAGAGCGCTTGCTGAACTCGTTCCCGAAGATAATCCTCGACCGTTTCAAATAATCTGCGGGACTTCCGCGGGTGCTATGAACGCTATGCTTCTCGCTTCCCATACCGGTACCTTCAAAGAAGCCGTCGACAGGATGTGCTCGGTCTGGTTGCAGCTCAGCGTTGAGCAGGTTTATCGCACCAGTTGGAGCAGCTTACTTGGGAACCTGTTTTCTATCAGCCGTTCGCTGCTAAACCAAGGGGTCGGTAGGGAAAAGCCATTGGCGCTCCTGGACAATAGCCCGCTACGGGATTTGGTGAAGCGTGAAATTAATTTTGACAATATTCACAAGAATATAGCGGCAGGTCATTTGCATGCTACAAGCGTTAATGCACTTTCTTACAGTGAGGGACAGTCTGTAAGCTTCTTTCAGGGAGCGGAAAATGTTAAAGGGTGGCAACGATTTCGTCGTTTTGGGGTGCCCACCCAGTTAACTTCAGAGCACTTGTTAGCATCGGCGGCGATCCCTGCCATTTTTCCTGCGGTAAAACTGGATGGAGTTTATTTTTGCGATGGTGCCATTCGTCTAATGGCTCCGATTAGTCCGGCGCTGCATCTCGGTGCCAGGCGTGTTTTTGTGGTGGGGGTATCTGATAATCGCTCCCCAACCCACTGGGGGAGTCGCAACAGCCCCGCTAAGATGGACTCCCCTTCAATGGCACAAATAGCTGCTCAATTATTCAATGCTGCATTTATTGATAGTTTGGAGGCAGACTTGGAGCATCTGGATAGGGTAAATATGCTACTTGATTATGTAGATCCATCGGATCACTCTGACTTGAAATTGTTGCGTTCGGTAGAGTCAGTTGTAATTGAGCCCTCGCAAAGTTTGGGGGGGCTTAGCGGCAGAAAACTCGGTCATCTTCCTTCCGCACTGCGCTGGCTATTTCGCTCTACTGGTGCCACAAGTCCTGGTGGTGGGGTTTCTGCTGCCAGTTACCTTCTGTTTGAAAGACCTTATATCGAGGAGCTTATCGATCTCGGTTATCAGGATGCCATGTGGGAGAAAGATAAATTACGTAGTTTTTTGAAGCCCGAACTGGAAAGTAAAAATGAGCGTAAAGGTTTGTTTGGGATTCGTGGTCGATCACAAGAGGAGGCTTCCCACGGCAATTCAGAGCGATGA